TGATATCATGTTGCACTATTAGATTGTAATTTAGCGCTATGTGTAAACTCATGAGTAGATGTGGCTTTGTGCTGCTTTGTTGCTGTTAGCGAACAGATTTTGATTTCTGATATTGCATGTGGTTTACAATGTGTTCTTCTTGTTTGATTACTCGAAGGCAAATCAGATTAAAGATATCGTGTTGTACTATTAGATTGTAATTTAGCACCATGTGTAAACTCAAGAGTAGATGTGGCTATGTGCTGCTTTTTTGCTGTCAACGAATAGATTTTGATTTCTGCTATTGCTTGTGGTTTACAATACGTCTTGTTTGATTTGACAACTAGAATGAGTGGCGTGCAATTGGAGTTCAGCAGAGCAGAGGATGGGTGCACTATGCTATTCATCGACCAGAGCCACACATCATGCTCTTCAGGAGGCCATTGAACTATCAGCAGCAACAAGAAAACCAGGCTCAGCAAGCTATGCTTGCCAAGTGAAGAAACATGTCTCTCGTTTCTTTCCTAATGAATCAAATCATATACAGATAGTAATGTTCATTTCATCTAGAAATGATATGATAGCTTATGTTGATGTCTAGTTAAATGTCTGAATTTTGAAAATGTCAAGTACTGTAATGCTTAGCTCTTCATTTTTAAGTTTAGGTATTGAAATATTGTGTTCGAATTGATCAAGGTTTATATCTGTGTGCTTGGAATTGGTGCAATATGAATGTTATTGTGTGGATTAAGACCTGTTGAttctatttgtttttttattatgtaTTGCTCAAGATGCACGTTTGTTTATTTTTGTATGATTTTGATGCCCTACGTTTTTTAATGTGCATCTTCTCACATTGGATTTTTACCCACTACCATTTGTTTGATTCAGGAATTGTTTTGACTAGTTCTGACCTCTTTAAGGAACATGCTGTTGCTTTTAATTAATACATGTGATTGTTTGTGGCTTGTTGAAACATTTCATATCAAGAAAGCCCTATTTAGAGATAGGATTGAATATGGGATTGGGGCTGAGTAAGCTAGTTAGGTAGGGAGTGGATCAGATCTTGTCGAATATTTACTGGTCATATCAATAGTTAGCTCCGATCTCTTTATTCCAGATGTTTGATATGATCCAAATTATTCAGATAGCAGGCTAGCAGCAACGTTCTAGGGAAAGTAGTCAGATCAATATTTTGACTCAAATCTTATTTAAGTTTCTATTGCTATTAGACCTCATATTTAGTTTCTCTAAATATATTGTCTTGCTATTACTTGCTGTCGGTATTTATTTCATATTCTTTGCTGCGATCTTCAATTTAATTTTCTAAATATATCTTCTTGTCATGAATTGCTATCAACGCTTCTTCCATCTTCTTTAGTTGAGGGTCTATCGGATATGGTCTCTCTGTCCTATTAgtgtaggggtaaggctgcgtacatcctaccctctTTAGACCCTACTTCTGTGATTTtcactgagttgttgttgttctccGTATTTAAGTTTCTCAACATAGACCATATTATTGAGGTAATGAGTTTGTAGGAAATGGTTTCTTCAAATTTTAAATGTGTAGGTGAAATGTAGAGGGACATTTTATCTGCCAATTTATTGAAAACAATTACGCTAACATGACGTATCCTGTTTATTACTCCTAGATTATGTTACCTTGTTTCCTTGTTGATTTTAACACAGTTTAAATTAGTCTCGTCTGCTGTAAGAAACATAGAAGTGCATGTGCTGAGGTGCCCTTTCATTGGTGATCTATCTAATTTCCTGGGCCAAGAATTTTTGCCACAATTGGCCTAATTGTGAAGAGGCTCCTCTAGTTAGATGGGCTTCAGCTTTTTCCCTGGGCAGAATTCTTAATCTTATGCACAACAAACGAGGATAAATATATTTGAATCTTCAGTTTGGTTTGATCAAAGATTGTAGAAGAAACGTGTGATCCTTATCTGTTTTTGCTTGTTAAAAATGGTACTCCCTCTCCctttgtttcaatttatgtgaacatatttTGTTTTTAGTTCGTACAAAAATGAATGATCCCTTTCATATTTAGAAACGATTTATCTTCATATAAtaatttatagtcacacaaaatatatgtatcttattttttaaatatacattaatctttttttctttttcttaaatttcgtgtcCAGTCAAATGTGTTtgtataaattgaaacggagggagtatcatTTTAGAATTTGCACTTGTTTTGTTCTTTTAGAACTTTAAACTACCTTCACGTTTCTTCCCCAATCTTTAGAAACCTGTATAGGTAATATTGGTCGAATTGAATTAAGATTAGACACGGATTGATCTCTGATAAGAGCTGACACCCATAGATTATACTAATTCTCTGTTTGATTGATAAAATGAATTCATAACGTGAGCTGCTTTGAGAACTGTCCCCTGGACTAGAATCCGACTGAGTTAATCCGTCAGCTTTCTACTGATTATCTCTGTTTTGAAGTTCTTTTTCTCCCCCTGTTTTGAAACTGTGCTTTGAAGTTTAATTATCAAATTAATGTCGTCATTACAATTCTGAATTCGCACTTAAGTGGAGCGACAGTCGGTGAAAATTTATTTAATTGACTTTAACTCAGCTATAGTAATTGACCTTAACTCGCTTACGATAGCGAGATGTAGCAAGTGACTTTAACTCGGctaaatttttaaaattaaggtgtttgaaATGATTTGCAaaaacagttttggagaagcagaaaaaagtagatTCTCTCcgaaagtacttttgagaaaaatacgcTTAAATGCAGTTTTTTAAAACTTGACCaaatactaggggtgtcaatggatattcgaaaaccgaccgaaccgtaccgcaccgaatcgatttttaggtttctttttaagaaaccgtaagcttttatataaatttataaccgcaccgataattagggtaggttttatattttataaaaataaaccgaaaaaaaatcgaaccgtaccgaataaatttatatgtagaaaatatatttatttagtaagtttaaaaataataatgcattaaattttctttgagccttagaattatgaaaactattacaagccaaaaagtaattaaactcaaaatactaattcctaaaatctattatgctacttctacttaaactaagttatttcaagtatctttatttgACACAAAGTATTCAAgcaattatgagtagcaaactacaatgtattaaatatgtttcctttcatctaatttagatttatctttttgaatatttaatcttctatagactttattcttgagtcccagcttggtatatctttcaactcgtgtgattaatattagcctttgtttgatttcttttacgctgttgtagaatagttgatgtaTGTATACTCTAgccatattttttttttaaattcatcaccctttaaacagtaaaaatgtctagagagttttgctaaatCCTATAAAAGAACGCACGTTATTGcaattctacttctactggtgaattttacatgatattaaaaaaaataccgaaaattaaccgaaccgtaccgataccgaagagaaaccgacatgattgggacggtttcgaaaagtctaattttggttatacataatagaataaccgaaaaattggtatggtacaaattttataaaataaccggccgaaccgaaccattgacacccctaccaAATACTAATGgctgctcagaagtgtttttcaaattaattagccaaacacaaactgtttttcactaaaagtacttttgagaaaaccacttctcaaaataagttgcCAAACGGGCTATTAATGTTGGCTGATAGTTTCACTCTGAACATGGATTGTAATAgtccgtttggccaagcttctccaggctgaaaagcatttttttttcaagaaaaatgttttatttttaaagttgaattatttggccaaacttttaaaagaaaacaaaatgtgCTTTTGAGAAAAAAGTAACTTTTTCCTAGAAGtatttttttgagaagcactttttaAAAGCACTTCTAATACATTTATAGCCTGCTTGGCCAAAAaatgaggtgtttggccaagcttttggaaggaaaaaaagtgcttttgacgAGAAGCAGAatcagttttggagaagcagaaaaaagtagtttctctcccaaagcacttttttgagaagcacttttttaaagcttggtcaaacactaattactgctcagaagtgtttttcaaactaattagccaaacacaaactgattcttaccaaaagtacttttgagaaaaacacttttgaaaaaaagcacttatcaaaataagctgatttttacaGTTTGACCAAACGGGCTATTAGAAACACTTTttaaaaacttggtcaaacacaAATTGGTGCTTACAgatacttttcaaattaattagccaaatatAAATTACTTTTCATCCAAAGTATTACTATTAAAAAAAACACTTTAAAAAAAAACACtttaaaaaaaaacacttctcgaAATAAAATTTTTTTCAATTTGGCCAAATAAACTATAAATCAATTGAAACAATTCCACCCTAAAAAAAGAATAACAGAAAAGAAAGTTATCCATTAGAATAATTAAGTTACAACAGAGATCATCGAAAAGCACAGTTTGTTACAACAACATTTCTGCAAATTTACCAATAACATCAATTCTACACCAAAAAATTTCAAATCCTTCTTTTACTAAAAAAGGACTGCCATTTTCCAGAGTTGAAAATAAAACCCTTCCATTTTCCTCAATTTGCCTCATTGTCAGTCCCCTTAGAACCTTCAACAACCGATTTCAACTGCTCATGATACAACTTAGCCTTATTCACCATAATCTCAGCTTCTTTCAATCTCAACTCCATCCACTTCTCATTCATCTTCTTCAATTTCTCCTTTCCCAATCTCCTTAACCCTTCTTTACAATACCCACTTCTCCCAAAAACACTCATCATTTCACTTACCAAAAAAGGAAACTCCTCCAAATTCACTTCTTCTTCACAACTTCTATGCAATTCTACCActggttctttttcttttcctttagcAACGTTTCTGCCCCAAATCTGGCGTGCTATTTCGTAAATCTTTTGATCGTGTGGGGTCTTTATAAGAGATTTGGACCTAGCGAGCTTGTGGTACTTTTCTTTGAGTTTTTTCAGCTTTTTTGCGATCTGTTTCTCTGTGAAATTGCCGTtagaagtgaattcagaggtatTTGGGGATCCTGAGAGGGTTTTGAGGAGTTGAATTTCGTCATTTTCGGTGAAGACGCTGTGGGTTTCTGGGGTTTTTGAGATTGTTTTTTCCGGTGATTTAGGGGAGTTTTTGCGGTGGTTCGCGGCGGAGGTGGGGTTTCTCTTAGGGCGTGGTGGGGTTGTCATGGTTTTTGACGATGTATTCGGTGAAAGCTGAAATTTTGGACAAAGCTGTGATTTGTAAGTGTGAACGGTTTGGAAATCGCACATGTTAAACCTAAAAAATGGTACTCTACTCGAGTACTCGCCCTTAATTTGACTACACAGGAAGTTTAAAAATAAAGAAGTTTTGAATCTTTGTTACcataaatatcatattatggtTGGATGTCTATTTTTCCACCGTGATTTTCATGTCAAATGTTTAATGATATATTTAATAACATATTTTATATGTTCAATACATATTtcatgacatatttttttttcatttttcatgcctatataggccttgtaatagataggaaaatacacacaattaaaaaaaaaaatctcttccttctctctatcttcattttttgttcatgttttactaaattgcttttattttcttGTTCCATATTGctactttgagttatatttcataacacgttatcagcacgagtctctaaccaattgtatatatatatctacaaaattttttctacatccggaaagattacaattagaagccatacatatcatcacatggttaaatgtaaagagaaactacatatggtaagtaatgaaatgtaagaaggtatgattatacttgtcattcctttaaaatctcatatgcacacaacttcgtactacacctgtattgcataagcacatattaatattacatcttttatatcacatgattgaaataaaatttttgaagttctatatgtgaaaatcatagtagcagttaattgttgatatgatgcatgcCATGGtaaccaaaaatattttatataaattgtcttatgcatatttatgtgttaactatcttcaatctgtcctgccgctttaaacattttcttttacttggatgaatatttttttccttttggatttttacacttgcatatagtaccaaaaaaaaaaggaataaaaaataaaataaaattggtcatactgattaaaagcataaatcatcttgaagaaaacaagaaatacttcacatctttatctaggttgattaattacttcttgatatttggaaaacaaaccagctattgagaaagtatacttcataatttatgctcgtatcatttgaaagcaaacaatgattagtatgactactagaagaggtatttttgagtatccatgacctacttgatgcttgctactgacttaccatttttaagtattttatatgaatgatgcacaagctacaactggtaagttgttacctataatgtcacttttcaggtaatataaatgctgaatttatgtattagtactatatatgtgttaggttatacttttgataaatttattcactaattgcttggttgaattgagtgaaggaaagtcatggcgttaaatcaaatccaataggtagggtataccccgaaaacaacaatatttttgagagagactcaataaatattatgacaatgattttatgatccttttaaactctaatagaatttagaagaaatattctgactacaaacgattgtatttcatatagatgctacaaataattaataaagctttacgatgatttgagatttgtacacttatttaagaaaacaaatttgatttgctaagttgcaaattagttgtgtataacttttttggcatgtgattgaaattaaggcttgagaatgaatctcaatattgtttagcctattatgtcATTGATTGAAGGtaagacatcgggatcaagtcctgatgctccataatgataagagttgggtttgagtcccaatttattatggcctaacatgcctttatattggtaagacattgagtttgagtcccaatgtaccatattgatgatataatgatgactaaagtaaaataatatatttttcatgaaaaggcatgaaaattgtcccacttgatttgctccattcttgaagtgaatgtgatagcaatgcataataagtttcaatgaagacaagtggttgaacaatgaacatgggcgttccaaatatcaaaataataataatcatcactatgattataaaagaagaataataagggttctcaaaatagtccttcaaaatgtgaaggcaatgcttaccatcaaattggtatgaaaataataaagtacgtcgctgattatgatccattccttgaagagaatgtgacttgtgataaacattgagaatgcaaacctattcctaaagttgaatgtgacAATATGTGATAAAtgcaatgaataaagacatgcaattcatgattatatgagTACCACACAACTCAtctctaagggaggtttgagtaaaataaagaaaataaatattattgtgtggttacatgaatatgtcattggtcgcgtacatgtgatacgccaaatattattttgtcatgccttataaaaattattaaaggcaaagttaaagcaagaaataattttgcttatgatgattttgaccatgacaatttattatgatataattttatctgtgaaggagacatttaccatatgaatggtatgataaaagatcttgtagtacaaaagttgttaagaactccggaaaaactaatttgttactacccggatgaataaacttattcatgacattgatattataaagtctcaaaagaaactttttgagtttcaaatatataagtcaaagtgattggcatattgagactataaatgaaaggaagtttgaatatcttcatatttctataatcataccaggtaaatatgaaagattacccgatcttctttcaatttgtactacataaatataagcatgatgctggaatcatatgccacaagtaaactagaagtttactaaaacaaatattaattggcatgatCGGTTGACCATCttggttcaattatgatgcgaaaaattaattaagaattacattgacatatattgaagaatagaagattcttcaaaaattctcttgtgctgctt
The Nicotiana sylvestris chromosome 11, ASM39365v2, whole genome shotgun sequence DNA segment above includes these coding regions:
- the LOC104210678 gene encoding cyclin-dependent kinases regulatory subunit 1, encoding MGQIQYSEKYFDDTYEYRHVVLPPDVAKLLPKNRLLSENEWRAIGVQQSRGWVHYAIHRPEPHIMLFRRPLNYQQQQENQAQQAMLAK
- the LOC104210679 gene encoding probable transcription factor At1g61730 translates to MTTPPRPKRNPTSAANHRKNSPKSPEKTISKTPETHSVFTENDEIQLLKTLSGSPNTSEFTSNGNFTEKQIAKKLKKLKEKYHKLARSKSLIKTPHDQKIYEIARQIWGRNVAKGKEKEPVVELHRSCEEEVNLEEFPFLVSEMMSVFGRSGYCKEGLRRLGKEKLKKMNEKWMELRLKEAEIMVNKAKLYHEQLKSVVEGSKGTDNEAN